A stretch of the Rosa rugosa chromosome 5, drRosRugo1.1, whole genome shotgun sequence genome encodes the following:
- the LOC133708546 gene encoding geraniol 8-hydroxylase-like: protein MEFLSFMLLCLGFAWIFSRALLSFARKSKAIPKRLLPPGPKPFPLIGNLLELGDKPHHSLTKLSKRSGPIISLQLGQVTTVVFSSPTLAKDILQTHDQILCNRNLPDGVHACNHCEYSLPWLPVSPKWRNLRRICNSYLFATKVLDANKDNRRVKVQQLIDDVDESMRAGNAVDIGRAAFATTLNLLSRTIFSVDLADPSSETARKFKDNIRGMMEDVGKPNLVDFFPLLRKLDPQGIRRRLTKYILETVVYFKGMIDQRLESRKEKQYVTSNDMLDILINISEEGNEDMDETQIEHFILDLFIVGTDTTSATMEWAMAELLRNPEAMSKAQAELEEVIEKGKQVEESDVAQLPYLQAVIKETVRLHPVAPLLLPRKAESDVEIGGYIIPKGAQVLVNVWAIGRDPDTWDNPDCFKPERFLGLENEIDVIGRNFELIPFGGGRRICPGLPLAMRMLQLMLGSLINCFDWKLKEGVVPETMNMEEKFGITLQMAQPLRAVPNKL, encoded by the exons ATGGAGTTCTTGAGCTTCATGCTCTTATGTCTTGGCTTTGCCTGGATCTTCAGCCgagccttgctttcatttgcaAGAAAAAGCAAAGCCATACCCAAGAGGCTTCTTCCACCAGGACCAAAGCCATTTCCACTTATCGGAAATCTCCTTGAGCTCGGAGACAAACCCCACCACTCCCTCACTAAGCTTTCCAAACGCTCCGGCCCCATAATCAGTTTACAACTTGGCCAAGTAACTACAGTTGTATTTTCCTCACCAACTCTAGCCAAAGATATCCTCCAAACCCATGACCAAATCCTCTGCAACCGAAACCTCCCAGATGGTGTCCACGCCTGCAATCACTGCGAGTACAGCTTGCCCTGGCTACCTGTGTCACCAAAATGGAGAAACCTTCGCAGAATATGcaactcctatttgtttgccACCAAAGTTTTGGATGCCAACAAAGACAACCGGCGCGTGAAGGTGCAACAGCTCATTGATGATGTTGATGAAAGCATGAGGGCGGGTAATGCAGTCGACATCGGAAGGGCTGCTTTCGCAACTACGCTGAATCTTTTGTCCCGGACTATCTTCTCGGTTGATCTAGCTGACCCGAGTAGCGAGACGGCTAGGAAGTTCAAAGACAATATTAGGGGTATGATGGAAGATGTGGGGAAACCAAACTTGGTGGACTTTTTTCCTTTGCTTAGGAAGCTTGACCCCCAAGGAATAAGGCGGCGCTTGACCAAATATATCCTGGAAACTGTGGTCTACTTCAAAGGCATGATCGATCAAAGGTTGGAATCAAGAAAAGAGAAACAATATGTCACAAGTAATGATATGTTGGATATCCTTATAAACATCAGTGAAGAGGGAAATGAGGATATGGACGAGACACAAATTGAACATTTCATTCTG GATCTATTTATTGTAGGCACGGATACAACTTCAGCCACTATGGAGTGGGCAATGGCTGAACTACTACGCAACCCAGAAGCCATGTCGAAAGCTCAAGCTGAGCTTGAGGAAGTGATTGAAAAAGGGAAACAAGTTGAGGAATCTGACGTTGCTCAGCTCCCTTACTTACAAGCAGTAATCAAAGAAACGGTTCGGTTGCACCCAGTAGCTCCCTTGCTTCTTCCACGAAAAGCTGAATCAGATGTAGAAATCGGAGGGTACATTATCCCGAAGGGGGCACAAGTTCTAGTCAATGTTTGGGCCATAGGAAGAGACCCCGACACTTGGGATAACCCCGACTGTTTTAAGCCGGAGAGGTTCTTGGGGTTGGAGAATGAGATTGATGTTATTGGAAGAAACTTTGAGCTTATTCCATTTGGTGGTGGGAGAAGAATATGTCCGGGGTTGCCTTTAGCAATGAGAATGTTGCAGTTGATGTTGGGGTCTCTTATTAACTGCTTTGATTGGAAGCTTAAAGAAGGAGTTGTCCCTGAGACTATGAACATGGAGGAGAAGTTTGGCATCACCTTACAGATGGCTCAGCCTCTTAGAGCTGTGCCCAACAAGTTATAA
- the LOC133712549 gene encoding uncharacterized protein LOC133712549, producing MTTSRRLADRKVERFEKNITKRGAVPETTAKKGKDYPVGPILLGFFIFVVVGSSLFQIIRTATTGGMA from the exons atg ACGACTTCGAGGCGACTGGCTGATAGGAAGGTGGAGAGGTTCGAGAAGAACATCACCAAGAGAGGCGCCGTGCCGGAGACGACCGCCAAGAAGGGCAAGGATTATCCCGTCGGCCCTATTCTCCTCGGCTTCTTCATCTTCGTTGTTGTTGGCTcat ctcTGTTTCAGATCATCAGGACAGCTACCACTGGAGGCATGGCCTAA
- the LOC133708671 gene encoding uncharacterized protein LOC133708671: protein MECNRDEATRAKEIAEKKFAARDVMGAKKFALKAQNLFPGLEGMPQMLATLDVHVAAENRVNGEVDWYGVLGLEPRADDEAVRKQYRKLALMLHPDKNKSVGADGAFKLLSEAWSLLSDKAKRGAYDQRRKASTSQAAPPGANGFYNFTKSSTSSTKPPKSTSRAARSSAPGSNLKPKPSTFWTVCHKCRMQYEYMRVYLNHNLLCPNCHEAFFAVEITPPPTGASKSSTSWNPSHQRQNSNHEKSTYNTGRSRDIGGPSGFTESYHQNNFQWGPFSKASGASSAAQAASMVQQAYEKAKREREEAQAATKREEALRRKHQASSKKASGTSSNAAKRRRGMDDVGGSIKPPRDVTNQMGGVAGAANFFGSRQPNFESGRINGTTKSSITRDFSVLEVHNLLADKARKEIRRKLNEQKSETAVKQVVNGNETEKSLKNVDARRDQNKSGESVDRKNGASERKHSVTSSAIADAETLQSMTITVPDSDFHDFDRDRTEESFGENQVWAAYDGDDGMPRYYAIIHSVISLNPFKMRISWLNSKTNSELGPLNWVASGFTKTCGDFRVGKYEINKSLNSFSHKVRWTKGARGIICIYPKKGDVWALYRNWSPDWNELTADEVIHKYDMVEVVEDYNEELGVTVTPLVKVAGFKSVFHRHLDPREVRRIPREEMFRFSHHVPSYLHTGLEASNAPKGCRELDPAATPLELLQVVTDVKDEEIMEIDEEKLKEVDVIDEDEEIMEIDEKPKEVDVIDVDVGNTNGIEEIAENSRTVGEEKRGSSVTPKIEIEEPRDKAR from the coding sequence ATGGAGTGCAATAGAGATGAGGCCACCAGGGCGAAAGAGATTGCGGAGAAGAAGTTTGCGGCAAGGGATGTAATGGGAGCCAAGAAATTTGCTTTGAAGGCTCAAAATTTGTTTCCGGGGCTGGAGGGTATGCCCCAAATGTTGGCAACACTCGATGTACATGTTGCTGCAGAGAACAGAGTAAATGGGGAAGTAGATTGGTATGGGGTACTTGGTCTCGAGCCGAGAGCAGATGACGAGGCGGTGAGGAAACAGTATAGGAAACTAGCTCTTATGCTTCACCCCGATAAGAACAAGTCTGTCGGGGCTGATGGAGCATTTAAGCTACTTTCCGAGGCATGGAGTTTGTTGTCTGATAAAGCTAAGAGGGGAGCGTATGACCAGAGGAGGAAGGCTTCGACTTCACAGGCGGCCCCTCCTGGAGCCAATGGGTTCTACAATTTCACAAAAAGTTCAACGTCCAGTACAAAGCCTCCAAAGAGTACTTCAAGGGCAGCTCGCTCTTCAGCTCCTGGTTCAAATCTTAAACCGAAACCCAGTACCTTTTGGACCGTCTGTCACAAGTGCAGGATGCAGTATGAGTACATGAGAGTTTATCTTAATCATAACCTTCTATGCCCGAATTGCCATGAAGCATTTTTTGCAGTGGAAATAACTCCTCCACCTACAGGTGCCTCCAAGTCATCCACCTCATGGAATCCATCACATCAGCGACAGAATTCGAATCATGAAAAAAGCACATATAATACAGGAAGAAGTAGAGATATAGGAGGACCTTCAGGATTCACTGAATCATATCACCAAAACAACTTCCAGTGGGGTCCATTCTCCAAAGCATCTGGTGCTTCTTCGGCTGCCCAAGCTGCAAGCATGGTTCAACAGGCATACGAGAAAGCAAAGAGAGAGCGCGAGGAAGCTCAAGCAGCAACAAAAAGAGAGGAGGCCTTGCGGAGGAAGCATCAAGCCTCCTCCAAGAAGGCGAGTGGCACTTCATCTAATGcagcaaagagaagaagaggaatggATGATGTTGGTGGTAGCATCAAGCCTCCAAGGGACGTTACGAATCAAATGGGTGGGGTAGCTGGAGCTGCAAACTTTTTTGGATCTAGACAGCCTAATTTTGAGTCAGGTAGGATCAATGGAACCACCAAGTCCAGTATCACAAGGGATTTCTCCGTGCTTGAAGTTCATAATTTACTGGCGGACAAGGCTAGGAAGGAAATTCGCAGGAAACTGAATGAACAGAAATCTGAAACTGCAGTCAAACAGGTGGTAAATGGGAATGAGACAGAGAAATCTTTGAAAAATGTCGATGCACGGCGTGATCAGAACAAGTCTGGTGAGTCAGTTGATAGAAAGAATGGAGCTAGTGAGAGGAAACATTCTGTCACTTCTAGTGCCATAGCAGATGCAGAAACCTTGCAGTCAATGACAATAACTGTTCCAGATTCAGATTTTCATGATTTTGACAGGGACCGAACTGAAGAGTCTTTTGGAGAAAATCAGGTCTGGGCCGCATATGATGGCGATGATGGGATGCCTCGATATTATGCCATAATTCATAGTGTGATATCTTTAAACCCATTCAAAATGCGGATCAGTTGGCTTAACTCCAAAACAAATAGTGAATTGGGCCCTCTAAACTGGGTTGCTTCTGGTTTCACAAAAACATGTGGGGATTTCAGAGTTGGCAAGTATGAAATCAACAAATCACTCAATTCTTTTTCGCACAAAGTTCGGTGGACAAAAGGTGCACGAGGGATTATCTGTATATATCCCAAGAAGGGTGATGTTTGGGCTCTCTATAGGAATTGGTCCCCTGATTGGAATGAATTGACAGCCGACGAAGTAATACACAAGTATGATATGGTGGAAGTGGTTGAAGACTATAATGAAGAACTAGGTGTAACTGTAACTCCTCTGGTGAAAGTGGCTGGTTTCAAGTCAGTGTTCCACCGGCATTTGGATCCCAGAGAGGTTAGGAGGATTCCGAGAGAAGAGATGTTCCGATTCTCTCATCATGTTCCTTCATATTTGCATACCGGTCTAGAAGCATCAAATGCTCCAAAGGGTTGTCGGGAGCTAGATCCAGCAGCTACACCGTTAGAACTTCTTCAGGTAGTAACTGATGTGAAAGATGAAGAGATTATGGAGATAGATGAGGAGAAACTTAAGGAAGTTGATGTgatagatgaagatgaagagatTATGGAGATAGATGAGAAACCTAAGGAAGTTGATGTGATAGATGTTGATGTTGGAAATACTAATGGCATAGAGGAGATAGCAGAGAATTCCAGAACTGTTGGGGAAGAAAAGAGAGGGAGTTCAGTCACtccgaaaatagaaattgaggaGCCAAGAGACAAAGCAAGATGA
- the LOC133710378 gene encoding uncharacterized protein LOC133710378 — MECNKDEGIRAKEIAERKFGEKDLMGAKKFALKAQSLYPGIDGIQQLLATLDVYMCAENKIRGEADWYGIIGVDPEADDETVKKQYRKLALSLHPDKNKFVGADGAFNLLKEAWDLLSDKTKRVAYDRRRNVFVHQKVEHQKVSTAQGSQGDNGSAHQKVSTAGQGLHGATGTTTKGRASNAKAQTATKRAAPSSTPASVEPIPKSFWSECPKCRMRFEYSGKYLRCNIFCPNCNKLFQAVEIVPPAICGSKSTTPFYTGRSTPASENVGETGFISQVSLMEKSVIWVPFSRAAGASQAAKAARVDLQGSARAARPSKPAKASNEEKRASKKGRKCNIDEETLARARESFTRDLNDDERKKRFDARRKKDFDASRRRDNDIL, encoded by the coding sequence ATGGAGTGTAATAAAGATGAGGGCATCAGGGCAAAAGAGATTGCAGAGAGGAAGTTCGGTGAAAAGGATCTAATGGGTGCAAAGAAATTTGCATTGAAGGCTCAATCCTTGTATCCAGGGATTGACGGTATTCAGCAACTTCTGGCGACACttgatgtatatatgtgtgcaGAGAACAAGATACGTGGGGAAGCTGATTGGTATGGCATAATTGGTGTGGATCCAGAAGCAGATGATGAGACAGTGAAGAAACAGTATAGAAAACTAGCTCTTAGTCTTCACCCTGATAAGAATAAGTTTGTAGGGGCAGATGGAGCATTCAACCTACTTAAGGAGGCATGGGATTTGTTGTCTGATAAAACTAAGAGAGTAGCATATGACAGGAGGAGGAATGTTTTTGTGCACCAAAAGGTAGAACACCAGAAAGTTTCAACTGCGCAAGGTTCACAGGGGGACAATGGTTCTGCACACCAGAAAGTTTCAACTGCAGGTCAGGGTTTGCATGGGGCCACTGGTACAACAACAAAAGGTAGAGCATCCAATGCAAAGGCTCAGACGGCTACCAAACGGGCAGCTCCCTCTTCCACTCCTGCTTCTGTCGAACCAATACCCAAAAGCTTTTGGAGTGAGTGTCCAAAATGCAGGATGCGATTCGAGTATTCAGGAAAGTATCTCAGGTGTAATATTTTTTGCCCGAATTGTAATAAACTATTTCAGGCAGTAGAGATAGTTCCACCAGCCATATGTGGTTCAAAGTCAACCACCCCATTTTATACAGGAAGGAGTACTCCAGCCTCTGAAAATGTTGGAGAGACAGGTTTTATCAGTCAAGTGTCACTTATGGAAAAGAGTGTAATCTGGGTTCCATTTTCAAGAGCTGCTGGTGCTTCTCAAGCTGCCAAAGCTGCAAGGGTAGACCTGCAGGGATCTGCCAGAGCTGCTCGCCCTTCTAAACCTGCCAAAGCCTCAAATGAGGAAAAGCGAGCATCTAAGAAAGGGAGGAAATGCAATATAGATGAGGAGACTCTAGCAAGAGCTAGAGAGAGTTTCACTCGGGATCTGAATGACgatgaaagaaagaagaggttTGATGCCAGAAGAAAGAAGGACTTTGATGCCAGCAGAAGGAGGGATAATGATATCCTGTAG
- the LOC133712865 gene encoding probable serine/threonine-protein kinase PBL15, with the protein MGCEANLIVFTSEDLKLCTNNFHKNNLIGLTQFGKLYRGQIKQQGFNIGSQAGDVTVKIWDERSSCITFTNDEFLMVKEEVQFLTQPSIKGYPNLVKLIGYCCEKEVKGVVYDLNPWDTLHNLTPKDNLNWVQRINVLLQFAQLLEFLHNKEKPYLVLNTNASHIMLDWECKPTLVDFGLISGGIIGEMTPLKTKMPMSTIGFVDPFFAAKGGSYWDTSCDVFSFGVILLGLIAKRNSELENVGKPQLGLDSLVHNWAKNVYRPNCSLVHRSLQEDWGCFAEDGSAITELGMRCVEFFPVNRPTMKKVVECLQGLLAFQRLEDARPSKREKTFHGN; encoded by the exons ATGGGTTGTGAAGCAAATCTTATAGTGTTTACATCTGAGGACTTGAAACTTTGCACCAACAATTTCCACAAGAACAATCTGATTGGATTGACCCAGTTTGGCAAATTATACAGAGGTCAGATTAAGCAACAAGGGTTTAACATTGGATCACAAGCTGGAGATGTTACTGTCAAAATATGGGATGAGAGATCAAGCTGCATAACATTCACAAATGATGAGTTTCTCATGGTCAAG GAAGAAGTTCAATTCTTAACACAGCCAAGTATAAAGGGTTATCCAAACTTGGTGAAGTTGATTGGATATTGCTGTGAAAAAGAAGTTAAGGGTGTTGTCTATGACCTTAATCCATGGGATACCCTTCACAATTTGACCCCAAAAG ATAACCTCAACTGGGTTCAAAGGATCAATGTGCTTCTTCAATTTGCCCAACTACTTGAATTTCTACACAACAAGGAAAAGCCATATCTGGTGTTGAATACTAATGCATCTCATATAATGCTGGATTGG GAGTGCAAGCCAACACTAGTTGATTTTGGATTAATTAGTGGAGGAATCATTGGTGAAATGACACCACTAAAAACGAAGATGCCAATGTCCACCATTGGGTTTGTTGATCCATTTTTTGCTGCAAAAG GTGGCAGTTATTGGGATACCAGCTGTGATGTATTTTCATTTGGTGTGATTCTGCTGGGACTAATAGCCAAGAGAAATTCTGAGCTAGAAAATGTGGGGAAGCCTCAGTTGGGCCTGGACAGTCTGGTGCACAACTGGGCCAAGAATGTATACAGGCCCAATTGCTCACTTGTACACAGAAGCTTGCAGGAAGATTGGGGTTGTTTTGCTGAAGATGGTAGTGCAATTACAGAGCTGGGAATGAGGTGTGTTGAGTTCTTTCCGGTAAACCGTCCGACGATGAAGAAGGTCGTAGAGTGTCTTCAAGGTTTGCTGGCTTTTCAACGCCTTGAAGATGCTAGACCTAGCAAAAGGGAAAAGACATTTCATGGAAACTAA
- the LOC133708547 gene encoding F-box only protein 6: MEGLVMLRQLIGQLQEFVQFHGSPPQPHLQQQQLPLLNHHHHHHHRRWCSSIVDDSSVDDYYSFMMAAGKSGSVRMLEPSKPPPSKRSRKERARGKSSGTTNTTEPMEQHIWKDFPEDLYEAVIARLPIATFFRFRSVCRKWNSLLDSESFSQQCAEIPQANPWFYTITHENVNSGAMYDPSLKKWHHPTISSLPTKLIVLPVASAGGLVCFLDIGNRNFYMCNPLNQSFKELPARSVKVWSRIAVGMTLNGSSTSGGYKIMWVGCDGEYEVYDSLRNSWTSPGSMPSSVKLPLSLNFRSQAVTIDSTLYYMRSDPEGIVSYDMVTGVWKQFIIPTPLHLADHTLAECGGRIMLVGLLSKNAATCVCIWELQKMTLLWKEVDRMPNIWCLEFYGKHVRMTCLGNKGLLMLSLRSRQMNRLVTYNVSSREWLKVPGCVVPHGRKRQWIACGTSFHPCLTAVA, translated from the exons ATGGAAGGACTGGTCATGCTGAGGCAGCTCATCGGTCAGCTTCAGGAGTTCGTTCAATTCCACGGCTCTCCACCTCAACCTCATcttcagcagcagcagcttccGCTActcaaccaccaccaccaccaccaccaccgcag GTGGTGCTCCTCTATTGTTGATGATAGTTCTGTAGATGATTACTACAGTTTTATGATGGCAGCTGGAAAATCTGGAAGTGTCAGGATGCTAGAACCTTCCAAGCCTCCTCCTAGTAAGAGATCTCGTAAGGAGCGAGCCCGGGGTAAATCATCAGGAACGACAAATACCACTGAGCCTATGGAACAACATATTTGGAAAGATTTCCCGGAAGACCTTTATGAAGCTGTCATTGCAAGGCTTCCAATTGCCACATTTTTCCGTTTTCGTTCTGTTTGCAGGAAATGGAATTCATTGCTGGACTCTGAAAGTTTCTCTCAGCAGTGTGCAGAGATCCCACAAGCTAATCCATGGTTTTACACCATCACTCATGAAAACGTGAATTCTGGGGCCATGTATGACCCTTCCTTGAAGAAGTGGCACCATCCCACGATTTCTTCTCTGCCAACAAAGCTGATCGTCTTGCCAGTGGCTTCAGCAGGTGGCCTGGTTTGCTTTCTTGATATTGGTAATAGAAACTTCTACATGTGTAACCCTCTGAATCAATCTTTTAAAGAGTTGCCAGCCAGGTCAGTTAAGGTCTGGTCTCGTATTGCTGTGGGGATGACTCTGAATGGGAGTTCTACCAGTGGGGGCTACAAGATCATGTGGGTGGGTTGTGATGGTGAGTATGAAGTTTATGACTCACTAAGGAACTCTTGGACTAGCCCTGGAAGCATGCCATCAAGTGTTAAGCTTCCACTATCCCTGAATTTCCGATCGCAGGCTGTTACAATTGATAGCACACTTTACTACATGCGGTCAGACCCTGAAGGAATTGTGTCATATGATATGGTCACTGGGGTTTGGAAGCAGTTTATAATTCCCACACCGCTGCATCTGGCTGATCACACACTTGCTGAATGTGGAGGCCGGATCATGCTGGTGGGATTGTTGTCAAAGAATGCTGCTACGTGCGTATGCATTTGGGAGCTGCAGAAAATGACACTTTTGTGGAAGGAGGTTGACAGAATGCCAAATATATGGTGCTTGGAGTTTTACGGCAAGCACGTTAGGATGACTTGCCTGGGTAACAAAGGCTTACTCATGTTGTCCTTGAGGTCGAGACAAATGAACCGCTTGGTTACTTACAATGTTTCGAGCAGGGAATGGCTTAAGGTTCCTGGTTGCGTGGTGCCACATGGGAGGAAGCGGCAATGGATTGCATGTGGCACTTCATTTCATCCATGCCTGACTGCTGTGGCTTGA